The Chanodichthys erythropterus isolate Z2021 chromosome 5, ASM2448905v1, whole genome shotgun sequence sequence aataaaaaagacaaaattctGTATATACAAACTCTATGAAAGATTATTTAATTGCACTTGtaagacaaaataataaaaaaaactataaatatcAGCTATTTTTCAGTTGTTGGGCATGACAAATATAGTACTTTAAAGTGGACATAAAAAGCAGCCTAAAAAGCAGACTTAGATCTCATTATGGCCATTTTAGGTGTATCCACTATCTACTATACTGCTTTTTGGAACTGAGCTACctgaatgttatattaattattaatattcttatttttattattgttaccATTAGTATTAtgcaatattatataatatatcaaatataaaataattttccaCATCGATGCAGCATTGTAAGGCAGTTCAGATAAATCTCTTTTACTTCAAATGAAGGAAGatctttgagtttcattaaattaaGCTCATCTCTCCTCTGCCATTAACCTGTAATGgtcaaaaaatttaaataggGCAAAATTCTCTCCCTCAGACTAATGAAATGAACCAAATGTCAGAACACATGATGAACGGTGTATCTTTTGTACCTTGGCTTTGATCTCGAGTGGAGCCATCCTCcgttttaaaacttttaatgcTGTGTGAGCTGTTTGAGAGAGAGCTGAGGCTGGAATTTCTGGACAGGCCCTGTGTGGAGGAAGGGGTAGCAGCGACAGAAGGGCCCATCTGGAGATCGCTGGCCACAGAGTGAGAGGGCATCTGGGTCTGAGTTGACCCCGCTGTAGGACCCAAAGCTTTAGACGCCGATTCTCTCCTGACCTCCTTTCTTTCACTCTGCGGTGGGTCCGAACTGTTCAAGAAGTCAAAGAGCAAATCGTCACTCACTTCTGGCTTTTTGGGTCGCACAAAGTTGGACGATACTTTGCTGCTAGAACCCAAAGTCATAGCGCTGGAGACATTGGCTGTACCAGCCAAAACCGTGGCTTTGGGTTTCTTTATGTTTCCAGCAACTGTAGAGATGAAAGCTGAATTTCCGAGAGATGGGGCAGAGATGGAGTCCCTGTGCTGTTGGTCATTGGTGGAGCTGTAAGCTGCAGCGTTGTACTGGATGGAGTCTTTGGTGTCAGGGCTGTTGTAGGACAGAGAGGACTGCTGAGCGTTTTTTGTCAAAGCGCTGGCAGCACCCTGGTCCACTTTATTCAGGAAGTCCTCCGCCTTCCCGGCAAGATCAACAAGCCAAGACATCCTAAGATCCTCTGGAATAGAAAACATGTGTGCAGAGATGTTAAAGTGAAGACAGGCCTGCTAGCCTATCATGCTATATAATTTATGTCATCCTTTCTTGCATTCAATGACTCACCCATATTTCAGTGcttttaagtatttaaaaaaaatgttttttgaatctGAGATACCAACGTGAATCACATGATCAGTGAGATATGTAATGTTTGACTTCTTCAATGCAAACAACCCATCCCTTAGAGTATACTCTGGATCCACATCCAGAGCTTTTAAACTCTTCTCATTTAAATCAATGATAATATTCTCTAAcatgaaatatattatatatgtgcacaaacatacatacatacattatatatatgtattaaaatgtataaattatttCAGAATCCATCTATTGATCATAGCAAGCATAGCAAAGGAATAATTGTTTATCTATAGTTTTTGACATTTCTTTCTAAACAATATTTGTTTACGTTTTGCGTCCAAATCCACTTAGCACGGTGTAAGTTATTTATACAAACCTGtcagctgtcactttaaaatCACTATCCTCAACATTTCGCCTAGTTATCGAGTAAATTACGTGATAATTTGTAGAGCAAATCCTCTAAACAAACTGACAGCAGTGTTGAGCATCTCAGGTCTTCTGCCCTATAACAACATTTAAGGTTAGATTTGCTGCAAGCATTTGTACTTGTACCTGAAGGGCTCCGATCTCTCAGAAAGTAAATAAAGCTCGCAGGGGCATTTTCTGGAGAATTTCAGGAGAAATTGTGTCTACGGCTGTCTTGAGAGCTTAACGGTGACTGTTTTTATCCAGTTTCTCATTCTGATCCAGACCGACGTGGACCAGGAACTACACGAAGGACCCATAACAGTGCGCCCTGCACACTGCCTGACTGGAAAAATGTTGAATGTTGTTGCTCTGCCTGATTGCAATTAGGTCATTCCAAAGTCCCTTTCTGTAATGTTGTAAtgcaataaaatgaaatagaatatatatattacattttatatgtataatacttaatgtacttaatttttcatGGCCCCAATAAATCATTAAAACTCACATTTTGTGAACATGGATATATTAATTCattcaatttaaaaacattaatttaaaatgcaCCCCTATTTTGACCACATtgggccagttgttcaaaaagtttaatatGGATCAGAATTATCTGGATTTGGAAATCCCATGTTTTGCTATCCAGGATCAGGTAATCCATCTtacttttgtgctggtttttcaaagcaaaattgGATTGGATCTCCCTGATCCAGATACACACTTTTTCAGATTACCAAATCTGGATTACTAGTgctctacggagcccctaaagggacatgctgatagaaagaatatgagatgggaaaaaacacatttcaatgcttttgcatttTCTCAGAAAAATTCCACGTAGCTttcacccgagaaactttgcgttcgcctGCAAATAAATTTTGACTGGTTCACCAAAATcacatatatgtgtatgtatattacattacataaaaatttaatttttgttcctGAAATCCACTCTTCTGATGGAATCAGTATAATCCAGATTTTTTTGGATCAAAGGTATCCCAATCTTACTTAAAAGTTTGGAACAAAACTGATGACCGGCCCTTTGTGATATATTAGgtgcattttaattttactgATTTGGTTTGAAAGTGCAATTTTCTCTTCAAACtctcctaaccctaacctcaATATTCCATTTGTATTTCCTTTCTCTAatcaaaatgtttcaaacaggACATGTTTTAAaaggataatattttaattggtaattatttacatgttttactGCATCCTCAATATCACTTCCAATCTGATTAGCCTTTTGTATTATCCCTTTTTCTAACACAAGTTACATGACATCCTCCATTAAGTCACATCATTTTTGGTGGGAAAACCACAGTACAAACATGAGCAAGAATAGTAAATACACAAACACGGGGATTATGAAACAGTTCCTCCTTTATTCAGCAGCGCTCACTCAAGATCGCTTATTTACAAGGCATGCCACAACGATACGAGAACTGACTAAAagacttcaataattaatgatCAATAACACTTACATCAGCTCTGAGGGAGACAGAGGTATGTGGAAGAAAAAGAgcagtaaaaacaaaaagataCATCAATTCTCAATGTTTTCTTTCCATGCCAGacatgtttatttgatcattGTCTTACatgaaacaaatgtttatcTTTAGGGAGTGTGATGTCATTGTCAGACTCCCCCTCTGATTGGTCGACCCCTCAGAAAGCGGAGTTAAGAAGGGCTGTCCTAACAACCCATTACACATGGATTGGGGGAGAAAAAAAAGCTTTCAAAAATTCAGAGCGTTTTCAAGAGGAACAAGGGAGCGAGGCAGACCCAATCACATTATTGACAACTAAAAATAACTTTCAAAAAACCCCAAGATTTGTGTTGTCTTTTTTTAATAGTGTCCTTTGAGATAGTCATTCACAAGCTTGGATATAAAAGGGTCGTTTCTGTGAGGGTCTGAGAGGGAGAAAATATGCTGCATATATTGGTACGAAAAGGAGAATCAGAGGTAATCCATTTCTGTTCTCACGTCGGCACACGCCGTAAATAATGCAGAGGAATTTTCATCTCTCAAAAAGTGACCCTTTGCAGGAAAAGACCTGAAAGTTATCATTATTCATGAATATTTCCTCTTACAAACAGGTGAAACATTTACATACACACTCATACAGTCTCTGACACGTTCAGCCTTAAAGGTACGCACTTATTCTTTCGCTTTATCATACacgctctctctgtctctctctcacacacgcacacacacacacacaaacacacacactcgcatactttcccaaacacactcacacacacaggggtGGCCGCAGCTTTTACACCCCTGAACAGGTGTCCAATCATGCAGGGGAGGATAAAAACGTAGGTCAGATGAGTCCTCGTCTCTTCTTGTAGTCCTCCAGGTTGAGAGATCGGCGTGGCGCCCCATCTTTAACAGGCAATGCATTTGAACTCACCGACAAAGACTTTGCTTCTGTTGAtgattgaaataaataataaattaatataataataaaacaaaactggcagctttagtttcttatttagagtatcatttaatttttacaatttttttttccatattaataaaaaaaaaaaaaaaaaaaaaaaaaaatcactaaaagtatagttcatccaaaaatttaaattctgtcataatttactcaccataATGGTAGGGAAGGCCTATAGtttatgtgtaataaattctatgttgaatcaaatatatatatatttttttttctaaagctactttttgtaatgtctatttgatgctcttctcatttaacacaacaATTAAGTCTTTGTCTTTTGGGGGTATTTTCTCAGGCAAATTTTATGtgcaattaattagattaattaatcaccacACATAAATTTTAATCGCATATATACTATGGGTGGGAATCTTTAGTCACCTCACGATCCGATTCCGATTCTGGGAGTTCAAAGCGATTCTTGATCTACTTATTCCCccctaattaattaattaattagtttacCGACTTAAAAACCTTAAACTCCTTACATTTACATATCCTTACATATGTAATTATAAGTAGGCCTACTTTAAAAATAATCACAaattgaaaaacatttattaaaacaattgCATGTTAAGAATTTTAAACTAATATAACTTCAAAACATACAAGCAAGTAGCAAATAATAAAGAGGAGCAAGGAAACATATTACAAGCAATAAACAAAGAGTGCTTTCAGTATTTAAGATTATCTGAACGTTTTCTTTCTCATGTTTACTGTCGTTTGATTAGACAGCAGGAGATCTAATAAGCTGCATTCACGCACGGAtctcttttgaaatataataagtAATGCGGTTTGTCCTGTCCATTTAATCCCTTAAGACAACACTGGCTGTGTTTAGGCTACATTATGTGGTGTATGTATGTGAGGAATTGGAAGCAAGCAGAATCCAGGCGTTTCTAAAGCACACTCAGCGTCATCACGCATCTGAATATAAACTAAGgtcagaatcgatccagaatcGTTGGATAGAGAATCGCGATGCATCGATGGATCATTTTTTTCTCCCACCccgaatatatatataatatatatataaatatataatatataatatatatataaatatatatatatatatatatatatatatatatatatatatatatatatatatatatatatatatatatatatatatatatatatatatataaccaaccccttttgaatggtaatgcaAATACACACCGCTTTCCTGCTGGACATCAGGACGTCCtttaaaactaaactaaaatagtAATATAATTATTAGACCTGAGACACACTTACCAGCATTAGGAACCTGTAGGTCAATTTTGACATCAAAGTCATGAACTTTGAAAAGGTCCTCTGAGAGGTCACTGTTTGGCTTGGTAATGTCTTTGTCTTTTTGGCCAGCCTGGCCCTGcataataaacaatttaaacaCAAGTGAATTCTGGGTCAGAACAGGCTCATGTTGCTGAGGACTTGCTTGAGAGTGTGTGTTACCTGTTTGTTAGCCTGCTGACTGTTGTCTTGGCCTGAGCCTGAGCCGTATTTCTGGTTAAGATGAGCCAAAATAGCGGCATGAACTGAGGGATCTCTTgcctttgaaaaaaataaataaagaaaattcagtttcttaaaatgatcaaaaaaggATGAGAATAAAAGTGAAGTAGAACAGCAGAGCTGACAGAAAGATGCCTCACATTGGACACCATAGTCGGTTTACACTGCCGTCTGGTGAATggatccatctgctggttcttcGCGTTCTGACCCTCTGCCTAAAACACAACCAAGACATTTTAGATTTCAGAATGTTTTTaggagagtaaaaaaaaaaaaatcctgatgGGAAAACCTACCACCAATGCCTTCTCAGACTCCACAATATTCCAACTCCGATTCCTCTGATTGATATAgctggaaaagaaaaaagaaaaaaatgatgggattttgggatttttttaaatacgtttattcagcaaggatgcgttaaattgatcaaaagtgacagtaaagacatttataatgttacaaaatatttccatctgaaataaatgctgttcctttgatctttctattcaaagaatcctggggaatcacagtttccacaaaaatattaggcagcaaaactattttcaacaattttaagaaatgtatcttgagcaccaaatctgcctatcagaatgatttctgaaggatcatgtgacactgaagactggagtaatgatgctgaaaattcagctttgccatcacaggaataaattatattttaaattattaaaataaaagttattttaaatggtaataatatttcacaaaattactttTTACTATGGTTTTGAAtaaatgaggcatttatatagtgctttcatatgtactactgtacacccaaagctCTTTACAATCgtatcaggggtctctcctcaaccaccatcagtgtgcagcatccacttggatgataCGACGTCAGCCACAGTACAACGGCGCCAATGCGCTCACCATACACCAGATgttggtggagaggagagagagtgatagAGCCAATTCAATGGATGGGGATTACTAGGTGGCCATGATTGATAAGGGCCAATGGAGGGTATTTGGCCAGGACAccagggttacacccctactctttacaagtgccatgggatttttaatgacaacagagagtcaggacctcggtttaacatctcatccgaaggacggtgcttgttACAGTACAGCAGTGGTTACGCACGGGTACTGCAGTGGGGGGCGTGGGAgatcagcagaaaaaaaaaaaaaaaaaacagctgttgCAACGGCGAATGTGCATAAATAGCGGATGGTGCTCTGCCTTTATAAAGTGGGACTAAACTCCAATTACACTAAATCGATCTTCAGATCGATTCTTCAGACCATCTGAACAAGCCCAACATAGAAGTTGCTTGCTATAGAAAAGCGCGAGCACCGCTCCAGCGGACGGAATCAAAAGCTGCTATTATGAACGGCGCGCACTTCGCTCCAAACTATTGAGTAGTGAGTAGTAGTAGTGTATGCAAGTTTCTGACCTGATGGCAGAGATATTTTTGGTTCTCTGTCGGTCAAGTGCTTCTGCTCTCTCCTCCAGCTCGTTCAACTGATCTTGCAGTACTTTCGCCTTCTCTCCATCCCCACTCTCCTCAGCCATGGCCTGCACACACAATTTATGCATGATTAGCATGAGAACAAGTATGCAGTTATATCTATTTGAAGTACATCTAATCATTACAACCTTCTCTTTGAGAAGTTGCGTTTTCTTCATGGCGTAGTTTGGTGGCGCCTTTCGGAATCTGTCCTTCTCTTTGACAATCTGTCATAAATATAATTCACATTAATACAATGATAAAGCTGACAACAATCAGAATATCCTGTATTAAGGACAATAGGATATAACATCAGTGGGACATACATCCTCAATGTCTTTGTCATTAAATTTGTAGTTAACCGCCTCCTTGATGGACTGCTCTTTTTTGGAGATCTCATCAAGTGTAGGAAGCTGCATTCCTGCTGACATCATCTATGGGGCAGCAACAAGGTtacatttcataatgtgatcGCAGTTCAACAAGTAACCTAAAATGCAACTAAAATTCATCCCCAATTCAAATTTGGTTTCCATAATATTTTTTGCTTagagtaaatacattttaagtacAAAAGAATACAATTCTTTTAAGAatacagaggttttttttttttgtttttaactcaCCGCCTCTCTCCATTTCATGAATTCGCTTTCAGTGAACTCCTGATTGGACACAAACTCAAGTCTGAAGACGCGCATGTCATTTCCGTGTCTGCAAACATGCAATACACATTACACAAGTCATGGATGACAAAGAGTAGAATGCAGATATAATTGGCTTTCCTGTGCAAACGTACCGGAGCTGAAGGCCTTTATTTGTTCGTGTGGACCCCAGCTGATAAACTTTAGCCGTTTCCACAACATCAATGATTTCAGCCACCTGCAGGATTTAATTTCAGAAATTGTCTATCTACAACTCTATATATtccatgtaatattttaaaatgtgtgttttcagatTGCAGTTGTTCGTGGTGTCACAAAAGCTGTTTATAACGtgaaaaatatgtttataaCGTGAATGGATGAGAAACCATTTTTTACTGACCCGATAAACAggcttgctgctgctgtttccAATGCCAATTCGAACAAAACAACCAGTAACAGTTTTAGCAAAGAACGGCATGTGACACCAGCGCTCCAGTTTGTGCCGGGACAGCCGGATCCGATTCAGCTCATCTGGTAATGACACTGGCTGGGACTTGGGCGGAGCCTCCTCTTTCCTGAAATACAGGTGCACAGTTGATCAACACGCTCATTACTGAGGGACAGAACCATACCACTACAAGAggagggaggaggagagagaggaaaaaataaaaaaaataaaatcacactACTGTTTTATAATCAAACAAAATATAGGAGTATTAGAggtataaaaattatacataaatgtacataatatatacatacactatTGAAAGTAAGAGTTTGGTTTGGAAAGTGAATACCTTTACTGcattaaactgacaaaaaagtgacaaaagtgacaaaaaaaaatatttataatgttacaaaagattaatatttcaaataaatgctgttcttttgaattttctatttatcaaaactcCTGGAAAAAAGTATCtcagtttccaaaaaaaaaattacattacattatatcaCATTCAAAATTACATAaccatacataaaaaaataaatatacataatataatatatacataaatatattaaaatagattttttttttaaattgtaataatacttaATGAAATatactatatttttattttatacatgtaattttatttcatttttaattgctaatgtaaaaacattttagcaGTCCAAATTGTTGTTTCATACTAAGAAAGTTAACGTAAAAACGTAAATTTTCTAATACTTACTCCTCCTCTTCATCAAAAGATGAAGACCTTGAGCTGCGGTCACTCTTTACTGAAGACTTGTCATCGtcatcttcctcctcctcttcatcaTCCGAGTAGACCTCACTTGTCTTCAGCGGCTGCCTTTTGGCAAGGAGCTCAGCTGAAAGGTTAAAGGTTATAGATCAGATACTGGCATCACTGGCTACAGAATGCTAATTTTCTGCATAATACACTATATACTGcctaatgtttttattaaaaatgcttaATAAAAGAAACGTTTTAAATTTTAGTATGCTACATTGTAGTTAGATCGCCCTGCATGTGAGTGGAATTCAGTTATCAACTTCAAAGTAAAAAgggttattttgcatttttaatgataaATTCTTATTTTAAATTCAGTGTG is a genomic window containing:
- the rtf1 gene encoding RNA polymerase-associated protein RTF1 homolog, which codes for MVNVKKRKGRVVIDSDSEDSASDDNLDQELLSLAKRKRVDSDEQEEPVSKPAASTDSETSDSDDEWTVGGTKTKKKGKPSKGPEKKNTVKKRKGKTASSGSSNGDSSAESSAPEEGEVSDSDSNSSSSSSDSDSSSEDEVFRDGYGDDLMGDEEDRARLEQMTEKEREQELFNRIEKREVLKRRFEIKQKLKTAKKKEKEEKKKKQEEEQEKRKLSQVPDTQVVMSHNKERRIKRDEKLDKKSQAMEELKAEREKRKNRTAELLAKRQPLKTSEVYSDDEEEEEDDDDKSSVKSDRSSRSSSFDEEEEKEEAPPKSQPVSLPDELNRIRLSRHKLERWCHMPFFAKTVTGCFVRIGIGNSSSKPVYRVAEIIDVVETAKVYQLGSTRTNKGLQLRHGNDMRVFRLEFVSNQEFTESEFMKWREAMMSAGMQLPTLDEISKKEQSIKEAVNYKFNDKDIEDIVKEKDRFRKAPPNYAMKKTQLLKEKAMAEESGDGEKAKVLQDQLNELEERAEALDRQRTKNISAISYINQRNRSWNIVESEKALVAEGQNAKNQQMDPFTRRQCKPTMVSNARDPSVHAAILAHLNQKYGSGSGQDNSQQANKQGQAGQKDKDITKPNSDLSEDLFKVHDFDVKIDLQVPNAEAKSLSVSSNALPVKDGAPRRSLNLEDYKKRRGLI